ACCGCCTTTCGTGAGCTGGGCCATCGACTGGTCGATCGATTAGCAGATCATTTACAGGTGACTCAGCAAGCCAACGAAAATCGTGTGATTTCGTGGCAAGATCCCGCAGAAAGTCTGGCGTGCTGGGAAAACCTCGATCGCTCGGATGACGTAATGGATCTTTTCGAACAAGTGATTCAGCAATCCATTCATTTACACCACCCTCGCTATGTGGGTCATCAGATTAGTCCTGCCCTGCCTGTATCGGCACTCGCTGGATTACTCGTTGATTTGCTCAACAATGGGATGGGGGTTTACGAGATGGGTATGGCGGGTACCGCAATCGAACATGTCGTTGTCAAGCTGACCGCTCGGCAACTCGGATTTCCGACGACTGCGGGCGGCTTTCTCACTTCCGGTGGATCTCTAGCGAATCTGACCGGCTTGCTGGCGGCTAGGCAAAGTCGGTTGCAAGACGGTGGAGATGATTCTTCCTTGGCGGTGATGGTTTCTGCTGAGGCGCATCATTGCGTGTTGCGAGCTGCAACGATCATGGGGTTGGGCGAAGAGGGGATCGTGCAGGTTCCCAGTAATGCAAAATATCAGATGGAAGTCGATCAGTTGGAACGACTTCATCAAGAGGCGGCGGGCAGAGGATACGAGGTGATGGCGATAGTGGGCAACGCTTGTACGACCTCGACAGGTTCGTTCGATGACCTTGCTGCGATCGGCGCATACTGCCAACGTCATCGGCTATGGTTTCATGTTGATGGCGCGCACGGCGCCGCGATGGCTTTCTCCGAAAAATACTGTGATAAGCTGGCTGGGATTGAATTGGCAGATTCCGTGACGCTGGATTTTCACAAGATGTTGTTAACACCTGCATTGCTCAGTGCATTGATATTTCGGGAAGAGTCGAATAGTTTTGACACCTTTCGTCAAACGGCAGATTATCTCTGGTCACAAAATGCAGGTCGCGACGAAGCGGAATGGTTTAGTCTCGCGAAGCGAACATTTGAGTGCACCAAGTCAATGATGGGA
The Pirellulaceae bacterium genome window above contains:
- a CDS encoding pyridoxal-dependent decarboxylase; this translates as MSSLEQAFDSTAFRELGHRLVDRLADHLQVTQQANENRVISWQDPAESLACWENLDRSDDVMDLFEQVIQQSIHLHHPRYVGHQISPALPVSALAGLLVDLLNNGMGVYEMGMAGTAIEHVVVKLTARQLGFPTTAGGFLTSGGSLANLTGLLAARQSRLQDGGDDSSLAVMVSAEAHHCVLRAATIMGLGEEGIVQVPSNAKYQMEVDQLERLHQEAAGRGYEVMAIVGNACTTSTGSFDDLAAIGAYCQRHRLWFHVDGAHGAAMAFSEKYCDKLAGIELADSVTLDFHKMLLTPALLSALIFREESNSFDTFRQTADYLWSQNAGRDEAEWFSLAKRTFECTKSMMGLKIYSLLKAHGVEILDENVTRLVDLTRQFARLIEQHASFEIAVQPEANIVCFRYVADVPSSDLSRLNEKIRESVTQQGRFFIVQTTLQDEVWLRTTLANPLTTKQDLEELLEHIDQSANCLLSRLP